The Lathyrus oleraceus cultivar Zhongwan6 chromosome 5, CAAS_Psat_ZW6_1.0, whole genome shotgun sequence genome includes the window tttctgaagtgtagtctagcgtacgactacccctttcgtcatcagattcagcctaacggacggctcattctgctcaaatacggtctaatgtacgacccagttagaccttcatctcctcagatgctacctagtgtacggtacatttctgaagtgtagtctagcgtacgactacccctttcgtcatcagattcagcctagcggacgactcattctgctcagagacggtctaatgtacgacccagttagaccttcaagtcctcagatgctacctagtgtacggtacatttctgaagtgtagtctagcgtacgactacccctttcatcatcagattcagcctaacggacggctcattctgctcaaatacggtctaatgtacgacccagttagaccttcatctcctcagatgctacctagtgtacggtacatttctgaagtatagtctagcgtacgactacccctttcatcatcagattcagcctaacggacgaccctttctgctactcagatacgatctagcgtacgatccggTCTGACCTTTATTTCTCCGGATGCAgcctaatggacaactcattctgctactcagatacgatctagtgtatgatccattctgatctttcctccccggcgaagtcatccgcctaatgaacaactcactttgctattcagatacggtctagcgtatgatccattctgatcccttatccccagcaacgtataacacactctgactccccagcaaagtcgacagtataatggatgactcattatacggtctagcgtatgacccggtgtggcacccatgtctgCAAATTGGTCTGATGTGCGACgcaatctgaagctctcatcatcaaacttcctggatggcatctttaagcccatctccaccaagactaactgttgattaacaagtgcaaatttttggggcattctagtgttcaataatcttccacctccagaccacgaatgacgtacataccattctaactctctcggttcaagaatgatgaacaggggcagctgtcataccccaaaatttgcccgctAATATTACgagacatttttcaaggcaccccaacttattgTTCAAGACATTGACCTTAAAAGAGCAAGGACCCAGTTCACAGGTGGCCAAACCGAGGAAATGGCCCAAActgtcatgcttgctaggcgagcaaatccttcgcctagcgaacccttcgctatgccactcgcctagcgaagcttgcgaatatcagaaaattctgggcttcattctgagcccattaggtcacaacaagagcattataaatagccaagcttcattcagaaaaggggaacgaaaaacagaggaagacgggccgaaaccctggcatagaaaccctggagactaactcaaagaattccgagtaaagaaaccctgaaggccgctcatccgcaccgaagttaccgccgcccaactccatctGATACCAAGAGTGttcagtcccttcaacatcgcagctcggttgcaaacaggtttgcgcatcactactgttttatgcttttaatcggtaatctctacatacataaggcatcatgattaaactttcggatatgtaatttgatttcacatgtgaatttaagtatgcctgaatatcctgaatgtttgtccatgctattcctgtaattaaatgccataaagttcaggtttcCGGAGATCAGGCTGCTATCAAACTCcaaacccgtagccgctcgctagcacatcgctaagcgagcactcgctaagccttcgctaggcgaagcaggagcgaacgggacagtggctgttttgtttcttttctgttctgccttatgtttatctaatcaagatttattataattctgcattatttggcaTGACTTTATGACTGTcgtgtttattttgtggtgcaattttcaattgtactttatctcgatgttctaacccgtgtgctgaattgtgtaaaggcttacatattcccgaggaaacggccggctaggtattccactttatatgtgggatacccttatggagatggattctgaattacttaattttaatgtggagattcatcctaaattacctagttgattttaatgtattgatttcatcgattttaatgtggacctaattacttaatcgattacggctatctaattaattgtaaaactttgcctttaaatatgcgatcttggacctctctttgttaccctacgatattacggtattacggtcatgtcccgcgaatgtggggatgcacttggcaaagacccttcggttaaatcatcatagtccctcgaatgttgcctttgtccctcgatgacccttcggtatagcctacggttaaatgatgatcgtcccttcgaatgctaaggtatccttacgaatgttgccttcaatgaccaatcgatgaccctacgatgacccttttacatccaaaggataaaactacttacttctcaatagtaaggacagttttaccctcataaggataggaaatgcccataaagaccttgggtaggtataactcctaaatgcttgctcacaactaaaacaacttttcacacctcacacttttcaaaaacctccattagaaaatcaccacttggcatacattcgtactagaatcattgtcaagttatattttcctaaacagctttcaaaattaaacgagataaatactttgtatacattcgtaccagaatcattacaaagttaaactctcttttcaaaaacattttctaaacagctctcacacactttttcagacaagaaaaacataagtgatcaagcaattaagagcccatggataaccatggatacaaagggtgctaacaccttccctttgtataatgtacctcccgaacccaaaatctaaattaaggtctttcctgttcttttccgcctttccttattggatgaaagaaaagtcggtggcgactcttgctaaccgcgacatttgctttccaaagcaaaaacacataaagtcagttcaccgtatgacaactCCTACCATTTGAATTATTGTAACCTCCTCTACCTTTGTTGTCGTTCCATCTTCCTTTGCCTTTCTTTTCTTTTACTAATTGTGCCTGCAGAGCGACATCGCCTTTTGTATTTGAGGGGGGAGTATGTTTTCTATGTGAAGGTTGTTTCTTTAAGGGGGAGATTGTTTCATGTATAACAGGGGGAGTTATTTCTATGTTGATGATCATGACATTCAAGGGgagtttgatttgtttgtgcttaggcTATTGCGTACTTGTTGTGATGTCAGACAAAATGTCTTTACATTTTATTTCAGAGaattttgtttgtgcttaggtTGTTGTGTACTTGTTGTGATCTCAGACATAATGTCTTGATATTTTGTTTCAGAGaattttgtttgtgcttaggCGGTTGTGTGCTTGTTGTGATGTCAGacagaatgtcttgacattttGTTTTTGAAGGAGGCTTGGAGTGTGAGATTTTATTTCTCTCTATGTCTTTTCTATGAGGTTGGGTTTCTACTACTTATTTCTGATGTGTGTGCCTATGATATATCTTGGTGTTATACCAAGTGATTGGTTGTTTGGTTTTGTGCTtgtgattattgttgttgttttatcTTTTCTCCAGCTATATGATGCAAaggttgttttagccaaaatttgtcAAATAGGGAGATTGTTAGGTATGTGCTTTTATGATTGGCAGCAATTTCGTTAAAATATGTATCATAGCAAGATGTTGAGCAAGATATTATGACATGTTGATCAAACATCTTTGCAGGTTTTGTTTTACTTCTTGGAAgacttattttattatgagatatCTGAAGATTCTCTGAATATTCAACTATCATATCTGACTGTCCAAGAAGGTTTATTTTGGGAACTCTTGTTTTGTTTCCAGTTGTGCACTTGTTTCATAAAAAGGGATGACGAGACAttttaaggaaacattagatcatatttgatttgattctgcagaAAATTGTGTAGACTGGATGTCGAAACattttaaggaaacatttgatttgattatgtagaagattgtgcagactggatgtcaaaacatttgatttgattctgcagaAGATTGTGCAAACTGAATGTTGAAATATTTAAggagacatcagatttgattctgcaaaatggatgtcaaaacatttaaggagacatcagatttgattctgcataatggatgtcaaaatatttaaggagacatcaaatttgattttgcagaatggatgtcaaaatatttaaggagacatcagatttgattatgcataatggatgtcaaaacatttaaggaaacatcAAATATGatttgatcaaatattatgcTAAGCATATGTCAAAATATTTAAGGAGGCATCCAATTTGATTTAATCtaatttgatttgatttgttttGGATCTGCTGATTTTTTAACCTGAAGCCTATGCTAGGGGCTATTTAAAGGGTGATTCTAAACCTAAGAAAAGAAAGAAGTTATGCTGGAAATTGTTATTGTTAAGGTTTAGTTGTTGCTATTTGTGAGTCATTCTAGTATCTCTTTCATActtgaattggactgagtttattgagttgtaattgtgaatcactcatgagcttttaagcaagagcGTATTCTGCTTCATTGGAAATGTGTTTTATGTTCTTTGATTGTTTTCAGTTGCTATCATTGTTGTGTGATTGAAGGGGGGGGTGagaagggtctcatatctaggagagtcttagatagaaattttatgggtagtgattaggtgagaagtttaTAAAACCAGAagttgtttagaacttcaaactaatactattatagtggatttccttcctgaATTGGATGTCCCCAGATGTAGGTAacgttgcaccgaactgggttagCAATTGACCTGTGTTATTTACTTTGTGCTTTTTACACTATAATTATTTCTCGTGTGACATGTCCTGAacctggtgtcgtgacatcgtatacgACATTTATTATCTGCTTACTATTATTGTTGTGTGAAGTCCtgatattagtgtcatgacatcGCATACGACATCTGATATCTGCATACCAGAATTTTAATTACCTCACTTCTTTCACCTTCTCAACACCTCCAAAATATTTCTCCATGACGTCTCATGCTTCCTTCGATAAATCTAcatcaccaactttctcaaagttgcGTTGATCAACACATTGATAGATTATAAAGAGAattttataatctttcttcttcaaatCTTTATGTGCGGCTTTTTGTTCATCCGTAGCATTGTCGTCAATTGGTATTACTTCATTCTTCGCAAGATCTCAAAAGTCTTGATAATAGAAGACAACCTTCATCTTCTTACATTAATTATCATAATTCTTGTCATTCAAGATGGAAAGATTTGCTAAAAATATGCCCGTTTTGATGAGAAGTCGTTATTATATGCTTCTCAAGAATCGCAGCCAGTGCTCTAGACACCGGATGTTGGAATCGATCTTGTTAGAACAAGAATCAATCACTTCCTTGATTGATCTAAGATTCTCGTTCTTCGCTCTTCACTCGAGTGGATTCAACCACACCTTTGTTGCAAGACGATTCTCTCGCACAATGATTTGAGAAGAAAGATAATTTGAAAGTAATGAGGGAGAAGATAGAATTGAGATAGAGTATGAGTTATTAAAGTGAGAAGAGGAAAGTTTTATTGATCAATCTATCAAATATTAAATTTCTCTTTGTCTATATTGTGTTAATTACAAATGTATGGTACCTCCCTATTTATAAAGAGATTATTTGCACATCACGCAATCTCAAACTGATTAACTAACTTCAACAAGTTGTTATTCAACTCTATTAAATACATGCTGCTTCGACTACGACTAGTTGTATTCGATTCTCTGTCGAATACATGTACCTTCGTCTACTATTAATTGTATTCGACCATTTGTCTAATACATGCAAATTCAAATAGTAGAAATTATGTTCAACTACTACTCTAACAATTATGTTCGACTTCGACTGTGTCGAATCCTGAACCTTACAAACATGTTTAACGCTACACATTTAACAAGATGTTGATGTAAAACTATTTTCGTTTTCTTTGATAATTATGTGAAATTTTTCATTAAACACTAATGGGGATTTTAATATAATAAACCTAACcaatattattaaatattaaatgCAGATGACATTTAATTTCTTTGGAAAATTATTCATGAGCAAGGACCCGGGCCCTTTTCCATATTCATTGGATAAACTATGTGAAGGCTTGCTTCAAGGAGTGAGAGCATATCCGATTAACATTCCTGGTTTTGCATACCATCATGCTCTTCAATGTAGAAGAAAGCTTGAGGACATTTTCTACATGGAACTAGATAAGAGAAAATCAAAGAATAAAAATAAGGTGGAAACAATTGATCTTATGGATGGATTGATGCAAATTGAAGATGATTATGGAAAATTGAATGACAATGAAATTGTAGATAACATTATCTCTTTAGTGATCGGTGGTTATGTAACTACTTCTCTTGTATCCATGTGGGCTATTTACCTTCTTGCAAAGTATCCAAATGTGTTAAAAAAAAAACTAAGGGTATTAATAAATTTTAATCTTATAATTATAATCTTAATTTGTGATTTTACAAGATTAATATTGTTGCAATTGTAGGAAGAGAACATGGCTTTTACAAAGGAGAGTGCTGAGGATTATATTACACCTAAGGATGTTTCAAATTTGAAATATACAAATAAGGTTTTTCACCTCTTTATTCACATATATTTTGATCCATGTATCAAATATGATTTTGATTCATGTATCAAATATGATGTCTCTAACCAAGACGTGTCAATATTTGAAACCTACAAATTTCTTTCCCAAATATATCCAAACACATCTTGTTACAAAGAAGACAAACCTCCCGGACAGAAAATAAATGAACCTTAAAACAATATCTAAGAATAGTAGGTACTCAAAAGTAAAGCCAAATTTACTAGATTGGACTCACTGAATTCAATAAACTTGCAAGTGAGAGTTCATTTAGTGTCACACCACTCTTCAAACAAGATAAACAGGCACACAAAAATAACAAGTAAAAGAGAAATCTAAAAGGAAAACTAAATAATAGTTGAGAATATTATCTTTAATCTTCATGCAATTATACAAAAGACAGAACTCATGTGACTTGCTAAAAAATCTCAATTGCCACATCTTAAAGTAAATGTCTATAACTCAATCAATTACATATTTAGGCCAAAGGGGACACAATAACCTGATCAAGAACAGGACCACAAAGAGAACCAAAATCATCAATTCTAGTATGATAGAAAGAGCTATAGAATGTGAGTCTAGTCCTTGGTGCAACAGCTTTGAACTTGAAACTCGCAGTTATGAATTTACCCTTCCCTTCAGATTTAAAAGGAACTTTAAAGGTATCTTTTGCAGCAAATGCCTCAACCATCATTGATCCATGACAACCGTTTTTCGCGTCTCCGACCGAGAATGTGATCTTGTAGACTTTGTTGGTAACTGTTCGGATGATTTGTGCAATCGCGCTTTCTCTGCCTGCGACAAGCTCGACCGCTCCTAGTCCGAATGGGACGTTGAAGTGGTTTGCGTCGATGAATTTCACGGCTTTGAGAGACTCGACGATCCAGCCGGGGAGCGGTGAGAAGAGATCCTGTTGTTGTGGTGGGAGGAGGACGCCGTTGGTTGAGTTGAAAATTGGGAATGGACCCTCCTCAAAGCTTGGATTTTTAACCAAATTAGCTGCAATGGACCATAGATTATGCAATGGTTAGATCAAAAAATGAGAGTTTGATACACTAAACACCAAAAAAATAGCAAGTAAAATTAGATGGATAATGTTATGTATCATTTTTTTTAACTTGTATTCGGCTTGCGACCGACTAATACAAGGGGATCAATCACACCGTCCACTAGCAGAGGCTTATTTAAAGCCAAAGCAAAGCTCTGTATGGACTCACTGAACACAGAAATTGTTAACATCTAGCAGGATTCGAACCTGAAATCTTGAGAGGAGCGCAATCTCAGAACGATAATGTTATGTATCTAATACACTACCAAACTCTATCTATGTGGCTTGGAAATCGATATGGTACTAACACTTCAAATTGAAGGCGTGGTCAGTATTCAACACAACACCGTCACATAAGATACATGGTGTCTGGTATCTATGTCTGTGTCAGTAGTTTATAGGTAGGGATCCAATTTTCTTCTACTCTATAAATGTAATTCACCATAAAGACAAATGCTAACAAACACTTCAAGAGCATTAAATAAGGAGTCAAAAATGGAAAGTATTCATTTAAAATTTCAACTTTTTTGGTCAAAAAAAGTACAAGTTTTAAAGTGTATTTGGTTTCTAGTTGCAAACATTCATTACCTCTGGTTGGCATTGGAGGATAAAACTCTCTGATAGCAATAGCATCAAGAAGAGGACCACAAGCAGGATCTTCTTGAACACCAGGATTATGAAAAGTCACTTTAGCAACATTAGAAGTAGCCTTAAATCCCCAAGCAATAACATCACCATTGAGACTATACAATGTTTGCAGAGGAACATCACCCGTTTGCGGAAGCACAGAGATTCTCAAAACCTCCTCTTGTGCACAAGTCCTCGATGCACCGAGAATTAAAGCGTAACGTTGACCGGCTTTGACCTTAATTGTTTGAGAAATTGAAGCTTCGTTACCTAGTCTCACAGCATGTGTTCCATGAGTCACTGGGAAAAACATTCCTCCTGGTTGTGGACCTCCAGATACATACTCGACCAAACCGTTGATTTCCCATTTTGGTAGCGAATTTTTTCCGATGAGTTTTGTTTTTAACAGATCTTTAGGGTTTGGCTTCTCCTCAAAGTTTCCATTTTGAAGATAAACTGCAACAGAGTAAAAAAGTTACACAGAAACAAACATTAGATTCTATTCTAGTACACTCTAAAGCAATGTAGTCAAGCAGATCTTAAGTAGGATCGATCGTAGGATCGTTCAGCTTGTGAAAAATCATAAAACTATGATCGTTAGAACGACGACACGTAAGATCATACCGACCGGAAAATGGTAAATTCAATTTACATATATATACTTATACATACACGTACACAAAAACATGAAAATTATAATTCAGGCCCAAAAAAAGTCCCAACACGTTTTTGATCTTACGATCATGCACTCGGTCTTGACCACACTGCTGTATAGTCTATAGTCTCATATTGAGGGTAACAATAGTCTCTAATCCTCCACTCTCCTCAATTCAACGAGACAGAGATTTGGATCCTTTTCGATTAGAATCCATCACGAGAGAGTTACGTTTACGTTGACGATCCCACCATTAAAACCAATTTTATCCACTTGTCCAGCAAATTCTAATGGTGAAATTACCAACATAACTCCATCATGTCGGATTGGAGAATGTCGAGGATTCAAATCCACAAATTTACGATCGCATATCTCTACACAGCTATCAACTGATCTGACTTGACTACAATCCAAAACAGAAAATAACTAAAAAAAAATCAGTACAACATTTGAGGTAGAAACAAATTAATTGCTATCAACTTAATAAATAATCAGATCCAAACACAGTATCTATCATTGCTAACTTACTCAAAGTTCATCATAAATAACAACAGATCTTAAAGCTAACTACAAACATTTATATAAAAAACAATCCTATAAACTTGACTACAACAAACACATGAAAGTAAAGTGAGAAAAATCAATATACATAACAAAACACATGAGCAAAATGTATGTAAAATATCAGTGATTAAAACTTATCCAATCCAAAATATGAAAACATGAAAACAAAGAAAATGCGAACGTTATTATACCTTCTGGTATTCTAGGCTGAAGAGAAGCAAAAGCTGAAGCAACAAAGAGAAAAGCTAGGCAAACTATAGAAAGAGGCACCGCCATTTGAGCTTGAAAGTAGAGCTAAGTATGGAAGTGGAAGTGAAGTAGAAAGAGAGGTTGGGTTTGTTTTTATATTGGAGAGAGAAAAGAGTGTAGGAAATTATGATGGATAGCACTCACCAAAAATCACGTAGAAAAAGCTCTTTTTGAATTAAAAATTGTGGAAAAAGCTATTTTGGACGCACATGTGTTGTGTCTAAAGTTCAATGTTTTGGTGAATTTTTTCAACCGGGGTTTTCTCCATAATTCATGCTGTGGgttttaatattaaatatttttttattaaagaaaGTTTATGTGAGTTGAATTATCATAGTTTATTTCAATAATTATAgattatttattaaaaaaaatatatttgtaTCTTTAAATAGAAATTGAACTCACATTtttataaactaaaaagaaaAAACACGTTAATATTTAAAATCAGTCTTTCAACCAAACACACAGTAATATTTCATAATGTGTGTTTCACACCAACTCTTATTTGTTTATTGATTTAATAATGTCggtggttttattttattttttctttaatGCTCTATAGAAATTACGTTTTTTTCTTTAATGTATACTCTAAATTTAGCTGAGTTTAAGAGAAAAACTGTGTTAAAATTGGGCGTAGGTGTGGGTTTCTCCGAACTTTAAGTTCGGGATGAATTTGAAGTGTTACATGTGTCTCACACTCAAACTCATTGCACTATTGATTTTATGTAAAATTATGTGTGAAACTTATCACACTTACACTTTTTAATAATTCTTTGTAAATGGTGAAtcaaaataatataattattaagttgaaaaatattattaaGTAAATTAAATCtatatattttattaaatttaaaaaattattcaCAATTTTGATCCCCTTTTACCGTTTGTTTTTAAGGTGTATATAGATTAGGTTGGATTGAGTTTGACTTAACTCGTTACCCAATCCGTTCAAATTTCAATGGGTTGGATCGTCATCCAACCTGCAATTTCATTGTTAAAACCGATATGAACCGACCCGTTCATTTATGACGCTTGCAACGCGTGCTCTTAAACCTTGGGCATGTATGTGGTCTTCTTGTTGGTTGTAGAAATCTTTGAATACTTGTGTGAATCTTGGGGGTTCAGCATATAAGGTGAGTGAAACTTATGTTATCCACCTTGTTACTCCCACTGCATGAGCTTCCATCCTTCTCTGAAATTCGGATGCCGGTTGATTTTCTTGAACGTGCGCAGCATGTTGCTGCACCTGAGGTTGGTAGAATTCTTCTTTGTTTCCTGCTCGATTATCCTCTTGATCTTGTTTAGCTGCTCCTGCTGGGTGATTATGTTGAAGCCTCCTAATTGTCGAAGCATTTATAGGTGCTTTTGGACCTATCATCGCATCATCTGGGTATGTGGGTACTCTGACTCTCCTGCATAATTCATTAATAACACAAAAATATCCACGAGATCGTTGTGCAACGTTAGCcatatttttaatattttcataaATTAAATATCATACATTAATAGGCTCACCCCTTAAAGAGCCAAAAGTCATAATCACCGCTTCACAATAAATCGTTATTGATTAGAAGCAACTTCTAGAGTTTGCACAAAGAATGAGGCTCATGCCCTAGGGATTTGGCAAAAGTCAGTGGTTCTAAGTCGTAGCGCTAAGTCACACTCAATCACCCATTCAACCCCATGTCTACAAAAAGTATCAAGCATTTGTTTGGGCCATCGTTTCGTTTATAACACGATGCCCATTTCTATAATTCCTAAAAGCACGGAAGGGAGGAGGTTGAAGATTCAAAATATGATTAATAGCACTAGCAGAGTAGTCGATGCACTTACCTCGCACATCACTAAAAGCAACTTTTACATAAAACTCGAGGCCAGTAGTTTTGTTGGTGTTTTgaattaaattattaaaattttcCCATTGTCATTGTTGCAACATTTCCACCACTTTTTTCGAAACCTCTCAGGTCATCGCATGCAAATGCTCTTTCTCTCACGATATGGTAGTCAACCAACTTTAAATACTTTTCCGCATTTGCTTCATAAAGAAATTTTGGATTTGGAAAAGTTGGAGCATTTGGTGCGGGAGTAGCGTGTGATGATAAACCTCTTGAAATTTTGCCTCTTTTTGAAGTCATTATACTTGCAAcaacacaaaaaataataattgCACAGAGAAAATATTAAGTAGAAGATGGTGATTAGAAGATATTTGAGGTTAAGAGAGATTAAATAAAAGGGTTGTGATGAAAAGAGATTTGAAAATATCTATTTATAGACAAAATTGTGTTCTCATCGCGCGCATCATGTGTTCATTGCACGTGCATTGCTAACAGTTCTTCCAATGTCTCTATCGCGATACTAATGGATCCCATATTCTCCAACGTCTCTATCGCGCGTGCTATGAAGCCACAGCGCACGCGATATAGCCCTATCATGCGTGCGATAGGCTGCGTGATTATTTCAGAGGCAttccttttttccttttttttctttctttcttcttttCCTTTCACCTGTCTCTTCTCTACTTTACTTTTCACTTACGTTCTTTTTTGGGCATATAACATATAAACATTGTcatgttttaattaaataaaatacaaTCCAAATTTTTAAAACACACTTACTGATGGGTTGCCTGTCACCTAGCACTTCTTTACCGTCATTAGCTTGATGTTTCATGCCTAAGGCACGTCAGGCGCAAGGGATACCCTCACGCCGGATAATTGTCATTTATTCCTTCCTTTTTCATCCTTGATACCTTTGATGGTATCATGTTTCTAGATCATCTTCATATGGTGTCCATTCATAAGCATTAAACACTACCTTTTCATTATTGAACTTTAAGCTAAGTTCTCTTGTTTCCAAAACTATTAACGCTTCGGTCGCAAATAATGGGCGTCTGAGAATAACGGAACCATCTGTGTTTCCATTCATGTCTACTACCACAAAATCTACAGGAATAACTAGACCATCGACATGTACTAACACGTCTTGTAAAACACCATGAGAACGAGTAACAGATAAACTAGCTAAGATGAGAGTTACATTACTAGGGATGATCTCTCCCAAATTTAATTATTTCTCCTTATTAAGAGGAATTAAATTGATACTCGACCCTAAATCACATAGAGCATGTGGGATTTCTACCCTTCCAATAGTGCAAGAGATGGTAAACTTGCCTAGATCCTTCAGTTTTTATTGGCATTGTTTTGAGCAATGTCGTATCACATTTCTCAGTCATATTTACCTGCTCTTTATCCAGCTTCTGCTTTGTACCAGTTAATAACGCCTTCATAAATTTAGAAAATTTTGGCATTAGATTTAAAACTTCATGAAAAGAAATACTTACTTGAAGTTTGGTTAACATCTCTTTAAACCTGGTAAACAATCATGCCTCATCTTTCTGTAATGGTTTCTTCTTAATGAATGGATAAGGCGGTTTCATGTAATCGGGTAGCTCTGAGTTAGGGTCATTAAGAATTTGCTTCTTAGTCCTTCTCTAAGGTGAGTTTCTATCTATCAATTACTCAATTGTGACCCCCTTCTCAGCTTGGTCACTCTGGTTTTCACTCTCCTCTTTCTCAAACCCTAATTTATCCTCTTCAATCAAGACCCCTTCCACTTTTTCATCATCATCTATGTTGGTGATAACCTCAAAATATGCTTCCAAAAC containing:
- the LOC127085606 gene encoding uncharacterized protein LOC127085606; translation: MAVPLSIVCLAFLFVASAFASLQPRIPEVYLQNGNFEEKPNPKDLLKTKLIGKNSLPKWEINGLVEYVSGGPQPGGMFFPVTHGTHAVRLGNEASISQTIKVKAGQRYALILGASRTCAQEEVLRISVLPQTGDVPLQTLYSLNGDVIAWGFKATSNVAKVTFHNPGVQEDPACGPLLDAIAIREFYPPMPTRANLVKNPSFEEGPFPIFNSTNGVLLPPQQQDLFSPLPGWIVESLKAVKFIDANHFNVPFGLGAVELVAGRESAIAQIIRTVTNKVYKITFSVGDAKNGCHGSMMVEAFAAKDTFKVPFKSEGKGKFITASFKFKAVAPRTRLTFYSSFYHTRIDDFGSLCGPVLDQVIVSPLA